Proteins from one Oncorhynchus gorbuscha isolate QuinsamMale2020 ecotype Even-year linkage group LG18, OgorEven_v1.0, whole genome shotgun sequence genomic window:
- the LOC124003978 gene encoding photoreceptor ankyrin repeat protein-like — MATVNNSVSEDPLLGKGPDEDASEVSLSESESDSGSVLSDDSVLPDYQQEGGSRGTANTLYEACARNNTLALRKVLERGVTKEEVMKVDHNGWTGLMVACYKGFLEIVQHLHHCPYLDINHQDNDGNTALMIASQAGHTITVTYILNYYPGADTEIRDCRGFTALIKAAMQGRDDVVSSLVMAGADLNAVDSTKQRCARDWALKTGRYETLNRLRRLNLRPRAEQFTESYVPEWPELKVLVAKAMANKSASQKITQRIKSTFGFNFPRDPQENGVLDHMVRITTSIHSPLVATGCRPLCPTSPPEVGKRRLAVPELAKKHSEKELGESSVCHSNGSVSSVIPHVHSAKTIATSCCVDTERRGSIISIASTGVRTFIPRHMAHRNSVFPSGCIPKIQIVKSGEPTPKKEKKKKRHKGHLEPPIWKYKAEKQEKKKAEKEKEKTKKEKKQKKQKK; from the exons ATGGCCACCGTGAATAATTCTGTGTCCGAGGACCCCCTCCTAGGCAAAGGGCCTGACGAAGACGCCTCAGAGGTGTCTTTGTCAGAAAGTGAGTCGGATTCTGGGAGTGTCCTCTCAGATGACTCAGTGCTTCCAGACTACCAGCAGGAAGGTGGTTCACGGGGCACCGCCAACACGCTGTATGAGGCGTGTGCTCGGAACAACACCCTGGCACTCCGGAAGGTTCTGGAGAGAGGGGTTACCAAAGAGGAGGTCATGAAGGTGGACCACAATGGTTGG ACCGGTCTGATGGTGGCGTGCTATAAGGGTTTTTTGGAAATTGTGCAACATCTTCACCACTGTCCCTACCTGGACATAAATCACCAGGACAACGATGGCAACACTGCACTGATGATCGCTTCACAAGCAG GTCACACCATTACAGTGACCTACATCCTCAACTACTACCCCGGAGCAGACACAGAGATCCGGGACTGCCGTGGCTTCACTGCACTCATCAAAGCTGCCATGCAGGGCCGAGACGATGTGGTATCTTCCCTCGTCATGGCCG GTGCAGACCTAAATGCTGTAGACTCTACGAAGCAGAGGTGTGCGCGGGACTGGGCACTAAAGACGGGCCGCTACGAGACGTTGAACCGCCTCCGCCGCCTCAACCTGCGACCTAGAGCTGAGCAGTTCACTGAGAGCTACGTCCCCGAATGGCCAGAGCTGAAGGTGCTGGTGGCCAAGGCCATGGCCAACAAGAGCGCCAGCCAGAAGATCACCCAGCGCATCAAGTCCACCTTCGGCTTCAACTTTCCCCGAGATCCCCAGGAAAACGGGGTCTTGGACCACATGGTGCGTATCACCACCAGCATCCACAGCCCTCTAGTGGCCACCGGCTGCCGGCCCCTCTGCCCCACCAGCCCCCCTGAAGTGGGGAAGAGGCGCCTGGCCGTGCCAGAGCTGGCGAAGAAGCATTCAGAGAAGGAGCTGGGGGAGAGCTCTGTGTGCCACAGCAATGGCTCCGTATCCTCCGTCATTCCCCACGTCCACTCAGCCAAGACCATCGCCACGTCCTGCTGTGTGGACACAGAGCGCAGGGGCAGCATAATCTCTATAGCTTCCACCGGGGTGCGCACCTTCATCCCCAGGCACATGGCCCACAGGAACAGTGTGTTCCCCTCTGGCTGTATCCCAAAGATCCAGATAGTCAAGTCTGGAGAGCCCACGCCtaaaaaggagaagaagaagaagaggcacAAGGGTCATCTGGAGCCGCCCATATGGAAGTACAAGGCAGAGaagcaggagaagaagaaggcagagaaagaaaaagagaaaaccAAGAAGGAAAagaaacagaagaaacagaagaaGTGA